From Verrucomicrobiota bacterium:
TTTGTGGAAAAATAAAGCCGTGGATGGCCGAGGTTGGTTGACGCAAAACTTTCCCAAGAGGTCACGAGCAATGCCAGCACCAGCCAGGCCGCCAGGCGAAGCGCGACCGACGGCCTAGGACAGGCGTCGCGCCCGTCTCCATTCTTAAGGATACCGTTCACGGGCTGGTGTTGTGTCCCCTAAATAACCATACATTGGTTGCGCCAAGTTTCGGCGCAGGCGCGACGCCTGTCCTACAACACCGCCACCGCCTCGATTTCGATTTGGTTTCCTTCCGGCGCGAGTTCGGTCACGCCCACAGCGGTCGAGGCGGGATACGGCTTCACGAGAAATTCCTTCCGGACCTTGCGATACACCGGCAGGTCGCGGCTGAAATGGACGAAGTAAGCGCGCAGAATCACAATATTCGCCATCGTGCCGCCGGCTTTCTCGAGAATCAGCTTGATGCGTTCGAACGTCTGACGGAATTGCGTCTCCATGTTCGCGTTGTAATCACGCGGGCCCTGGCCGGAGATGAACACGAGCCGCTGACCTTCGGCAAGGATGCCGGGCGTGTAACCCACATCGGCGGACGGCGCGTCGGGCGGATTCATTCCCTGAATTTTCGACTTGGACTCCGTCTTCGCGCCTTCAGCCGCTTTGGCAATGGACGGCAGGCCACCGGCGAGCCCGATCAATCCGGCGCTGATAAACTTTCGGCGGTTTGGCGAGTGGGTGCGGGAAGTCTTGGTTTTCATGTTCAGCGCGATGAGGGTGTTAGCTGTTTGGCAATCGTATCGAGGCTGACAATCGCGGCGCGGTCGCCAGCTTGCTTCACCAGTTCGCAAATCAATTCAATCGCCTTGAACTCCGGGTCGTTGGGATAAAGCACGGATGGATGCGCGAGAAAATCATACACGGCGCGATTCTCAATGGACCACTCGACGCCGAGTCGGATGGCGCGCAGGAAATCGTCGAGCTTCCAACGCGCGTTGCGGAATGCGCCGATGTCGCTGATCGGACTCATCGGCACATCAATCAATCCGGTCGGATAGACAAACGGTTGCGCGTCGGCTTGGGCGCGGACGATGTCGTCGAGCACAGCCTTGGTCGCCGGCTCGGTAGGATTGCCGTAGCGATGCTTCGGATACTTGGCGCTCACCCATTTGAAACCACAGTCGAGCAACATCTGTTGCACGTCGGTGCGGCCGGTCAATCCGTTCTCAAAACCACCAGGTGCGCGAAAACCGTCCGGACCGAAGCCGAGCCGCATCCGCATGGCGTCCGTGCAGAGCTGGACATTCTCGCGAATAACCTGCGCCGGCGGCTTGCCCGCGATCAACCACGGCGCGCGTCTGAAACGGTATTGGAGGTCGTCCGGCGTGGTGGCCAGCACATACACGTGGTCGTAGGTGTGATTGCCAATGGGGTGACCGTCCGCGTGAAGTTGTTTCAGCCAGTCCACGTTCTCCTGTTCAAGTGTGCGACCGACGGCGAAGAAATGAATCATGGCGCCGCGCGCCCTCACGCGCCGCGCGGCTTCGACGGCGTAGCGCTTGGCCTCGTCGTTGAGATTGCCCTTGATGTAATCCCATTCTGTGTCGTGCCACTTGGGAAAATTGCGCGCCATTTCGAGGTCGAGCGTGATGGCGATGAGAGCCTTGTCGCGTTTGGTCGGCGGAGCTGGTTGAGCAATAGCACTCAGGCCGCCGAGGCCCGCAGCGGCGCCGCCCAGCGAAATGGCTCGGAGAAATTCG
This genomic window contains:
- a CDS encoding twin-arginine translocation signal domain-containing protein, coding for MNRGRNELPGTRREFLRAISLGGAAAGLGGLSAIAQPAPPTKRDKALIAITLDLEMARNFPKWHDTEWDYIKGNLNDEAKRYAVEAARRVRARGAMIHFFAVGRTLEQENVDWLKQLHADGHPIGNHTYDHVYVLATTPDDLQYRFRRAPWLIAGKPPAQVIRENVQLCTDAMRMRLGFGPDGFRAPGGFENGLTGRTDVQQMLLDCGFKWVSAKYPKHRYGNPTEPATKAVLDDIVRAQADAQPFVYPTGLIDVPMSPISDIGAFRNARWKLDDFLRAIRLGVEWSIENRAVYDFLAHPSVLYPNDPEFKAIELICELVKQAGDRAAIVSLDTIAKQLTPSSR